Proteins encoded within one genomic window of Cytophagales bacterium:
- a CDS encoding ThuA domain-containing protein, producing the protein MRIFITMNYARYFIIFLIGLFVFSCSPKDKAILVFSKTTGYRHESITAGINALKKLGEQQGFGLLATEDATYFSEDSLKSYDAVVFLNTTGDLLNAVQQADFERYIQAGGGFVGIHAATDTEYHWPWYNRLVGAYFMNHPKVQVATLRRVNSTHLSTQMLDDTWEKEDEWYNFRNINPKINALLTIDENTYEGGENGDNHPVSWFHNFEGGRAFYTAMGHTNETFENPTFLDHLLGGLTYAMGEGSLDYTKATSQRVAPETRFVKKVLDFNLDEPMQLAELPGRGMLFIERRGRLRLFDFKTAQTKDLHQLELFYGNEDGLLGLAVDPNYQQNNWIYLFYSVKDQKLQRVSRFTLAGDELDLDSEKVLLTIPVIRECCHSGGGLAFGHNGNLFIGVGDNTNPFESNGFAPIDERPGRALWDAQKSAANTNDLRGKILRIKPEADGTYSIPEGNLYPEGTPKTRPEIYVMGVRNPFRFSIDSKTGYVYWGDVGPDSGSDDPDRGPKGMGEFNQARKAGFWGWPYTRGNNQVYNDYDFKEQASGPKFDPNRLVNNSPHSSGMQVLPPAQESMIWYSYDQSNEFPWLGDGGVNPMAGDVYHAEDFPNATEGAMPAYFNDKLFVYEWMRDWIYVVTLDENQHFVQAEPFMPNTEFSHPMDMKFGSDGKLYVLEYGQKWNSKNLDARLSQISYVPGNQTPVPKIMTDKEIGAIPLTVKFTGSNSIDYDGDALTYEWSFTDQSTVGSTDANPVFTFTQAGAYTVKLKVTDEQGNEATTETKILAGNSTPEIDIEIQPKDSMYTPLKQLDYQVIVTDPEDGATANGTIQAEDVKVTFTYIPEGEDIIKATIGHQQNVVPLGKTLIDGTDCKACHGTNEKVNGPSYVEIAERYSENDRGYLIDRIRKGGSGVWGETVMSAHPQLEIEDIGEIVDYILSLDPIEKPEEELLPLAGTINFKDHIKGNTGGKFILMASFLDKGNPEVPNSSLSANAKVVFKAPKLEAELASPRSKEMGVWEAGGATLIGSGKHNSYLGFERLDLKGIKSLTFAAFYIANYDYRGGIEIREGSPTGKVLGRQQLSYFNENKEAHKFYTIPIMPSADQGDLYVVFKDKSDKDRIMANVNWVMLNY; encoded by the coding sequence ATGAGAATTTTCATCACTATGAATTACGCCAGGTATTTCATCATTTTTTTGATCGGACTATTCGTCTTTTCTTGCTCCCCAAAGGACAAAGCCATTCTTGTCTTTAGCAAGACTACTGGTTATCGTCATGAGTCCATTACAGCTGGTATCAATGCGCTGAAAAAACTGGGAGAACAACAGGGCTTTGGCCTCCTGGCAACGGAAGATGCGACCTACTTTTCCGAAGACTCCTTAAAGTCATATGATGCGGTGGTTTTTCTAAATACTACTGGAGATTTACTAAATGCGGTCCAACAAGCTGATTTTGAAAGATACATCCAGGCGGGTGGAGGGTTTGTGGGTATCCACGCAGCCACCGATACCGAATATCATTGGCCCTGGTACAACCGATTAGTGGGTGCCTATTTCATGAACCATCCAAAAGTTCAAGTAGCGACCCTTCGTCGTGTGAATAGTACCCATTTGAGCACACAGATGTTGGATGATACCTGGGAGAAGGAAGACGAGTGGTATAACTTCCGAAACATCAATCCAAAGATCAATGCACTGCTTACCATTGACGAAAACACCTATGAAGGAGGAGAAAACGGTGATAATCATCCGGTTTCATGGTTCCATAATTTTGAAGGTGGTCGTGCATTTTATACGGCCATGGGCCATACCAATGAGACCTTCGAAAACCCAACCTTTCTCGATCACTTGCTGGGGGGATTGACGTATGCGATGGGTGAAGGAAGCCTGGATTATACAAAAGCCACTTCACAACGTGTGGCCCCGGAAACCCGATTCGTCAAAAAAGTATTGGACTTTAACCTAGATGAACCCATGCAATTGGCAGAATTACCAGGGAGGGGAATGTTGTTCATCGAAAGAAGAGGTCGATTGAGGTTGTTTGATTTCAAGACGGCCCAGACCAAAGATTTGCATCAACTGGAGTTGTTTTATGGGAATGAAGATGGGTTACTCGGGTTAGCGGTTGACCCTAATTATCAGCAAAACAATTGGATTTACCTGTTCTATTCAGTCAAAGACCAGAAACTTCAGCGAGTATCACGATTTACCTTGGCTGGAGATGAGCTGGACCTGGACTCGGAGAAGGTACTGCTGACGATTCCTGTCATTCGCGAATGTTGTCACAGTGGAGGAGGGCTCGCTTTCGGACATAATGGTAACCTGTTCATTGGTGTGGGGGATAATACCAATCCATTCGAATCGAATGGGTTTGCACCAATTGACGAACGTCCGGGAAGAGCGCTTTGGGATGCACAAAAATCTGCAGCCAATACCAATGATCTCAGGGGGAAGATCCTTCGAATCAAACCTGAGGCGGATGGTACCTATTCAATTCCAGAGGGAAACCTTTATCCTGAAGGCACACCTAAGACCCGCCCAGAAATCTACGTGATGGGCGTTAGAAACCCCTTCCGTTTCTCGATTGATTCAAAAACGGGTTATGTGTACTGGGGAGATGTAGGCCCGGACTCTGGAAGTGACGATCCGGATCGTGGACCGAAAGGCATGGGGGAATTCAACCAGGCTCGTAAAGCAGGTTTCTGGGGTTGGCCGTACACCCGAGGCAACAATCAAGTCTACAACGATTATGATTTCAAGGAGCAAGCATCAGGTCCGAAGTTTGATCCCAATCGCCTCGTGAACAACTCACCACATAGTTCCGGAATGCAGGTACTTCCGCCTGCTCAGGAGTCCATGATTTGGTATTCTTACGATCAATCCAATGAATTTCCCTGGCTCGGAGATGGAGGTGTGAATCCAATGGCTGGAGATGTCTATCACGCAGAGGATTTCCCAAATGCGACGGAAGGAGCCATGCCGGCTTATTTCAATGATAAATTGTTTGTGTATGAATGGATGCGTGACTGGATCTATGTGGTAACACTTGATGAAAACCAGCATTTTGTACAAGCAGAGCCCTTCATGCCAAACACGGAATTCTCACATCCCATGGACATGAAATTTGGTTCGGATGGCAAATTGTATGTCCTGGAATACGGCCAGAAATGGAATAGCAAAAACCTCGATGCACGCCTGAGTCAGATTTCTTATGTGCCCGGTAATCAAACGCCGGTACCAAAAATTATGACAGATAAGGAGATTGGAGCAATACCTCTAACGGTGAAATTTACAGGATCTAATTCCATTGATTATGACGGAGATGCCTTGACTTACGAATGGTCTTTTACGGACCAATCAACGGTAGGATCAACCGACGCTAATCCAGTGTTCACATTTACTCAGGCAGGTGCCTATACAGTAAAGCTTAAAGTGACGGATGAGCAGGGTAATGAGGCAACCACGGAGACTAAAATCCTGGCTGGCAATTCCACACCTGAAATAGACATTGAAATACAGCCGAAGGATTCAATGTATACACCGCTTAAGCAGCTAGACTATCAAGTGATCGTCACAGATCCGGAAGATGGTGCTACAGCAAATGGTACGATACAAGCGGAAGATGTGAAAGTGACTTTCACCTACATACCAGAAGGTGAGGACATCATCAAAGCCACCATTGGGCATCAGCAGAACGTAGTTCCTTTAGGAAAAACATTGATTGATGGAACGGACTGCAAGGCCTGTCACGGGACCAATGAAAAAGTGAATGGTCCGAGCTATGTTGAGATTGCTGAAAGGTATAGTGAAAATGATCGCGGATATTTGATTGATCGAATTCGCAAAGGAGGCTCCGGTGTTTGGGGCGAGACGGTGATGTCTGCGCACCCGCAATTGGAAATTGAGGACATTGGCGAAATCGTTGACTACATTCTGTCTTTAGATCCCATTGAAAAACCAGAAGAAGAGCTATTGCCTCTGGCTGGCACCATCAATTTTAAAGATCACATCAAAGGCAATACCGGAGGTAAATTTATTTTGATGGCTTCCTTTCTGGACAAAGGCAATCCAGAGGTGCCAAACTCTTCTTTATCTGCCAATGCCAAAGTGGTTTTCAAAGCTCCGAAACTAGAAGCAGAACTTGCCTCGCCTCGAAGTAAGGAGATGGGCGTTTGGGAAGCAGGAGGTGCGACCTTGATTGGGTCAGGCAAACACAATAGTTATTTGGGATTTGAGAGGCTTGATCTCAAAGGAATAAAGAGCCTGACTTTTGCCGCCTTTTACATTGCCAATTATGACTATCGTGGGGGCATTGAGATCAGAGAAGGCTCTCCTACAGGAAAAGTACTTGGACGTCAGCAATTGAGCTACTTCAATGAAAATAAAGAGGCCCACAAATTTTACACGATACCCATTATGCCGTCTGCAGATCAGGGTGATTTGTATGTGGTATTCAAAGATAAATCAGATAAGGATCGCATCATGGCCAATGTCAATTGGGTGATGTTGAATTATTGA
- a CDS encoding AraC family transcriptional regulator gives MKDTIQEIQPYEADGIIYHADKCLPLVDAAQRKKINARMLSRHTYPGERLDQNTMGLNSIGYWDAHETQDWGLDWHRNEGIEFHFLESGSMPYAQQNKQVVLQPGNLTITRPWEAHKVGDPYVGIGKFYWVILDMGVRRPHQDWKWPDWITLTPGDLDRLTTILRLNDQSIIMSDKEVANCFINLGKAIDQDRSGSSASRIRVLINQLLLLLLEMLNQEDIELNESLTDSSRSVKLFLKELDNSLAKNWTIEEMSQSAGVGITRFTHHCKQLTNLTPIRYLMFKRLELSKQLLIAQEEMSISKIAYTCGFTTSQYFASVFKKSEKCTPKEYRVKYLATLEQSLELS, from the coding sequence ATGAAAGATACTATACAGGAAATCCAACCTTATGAAGCTGATGGAATCATCTATCATGCAGATAAGTGCCTTCCTTTGGTAGACGCTGCTCAACGCAAGAAAATCAATGCTCGAATGCTCTCCCGTCATACCTATCCTGGCGAGCGATTGGATCAAAACACAATGGGTTTAAACAGCATTGGGTATTGGGATGCACATGAGACGCAGGATTGGGGACTGGACTGGCATAGAAACGAGGGGATTGAATTCCATTTTTTGGAATCGGGCAGCATGCCCTATGCACAACAAAATAAGCAAGTCGTGCTACAGCCTGGCAACCTGACCATCACACGTCCATGGGAAGCACATAAGGTGGGTGATCCCTATGTGGGCATCGGCAAGTTTTATTGGGTAATTCTGGACATGGGTGTTCGACGGCCTCATCAGGATTGGAAATGGCCCGACTGGATCACCTTGACACCTGGAGACCTGGATCGATTGACGACAATTTTGAGGCTTAACGATCAATCAATTATCATGTCAGACAAGGAAGTGGCCAATTGCTTCATTAACTTGGGAAAAGCCATTGATCAGGACCGTTCCGGAAGTAGTGCTTCGCGTATCCGGGTGCTCATTAATCAGTTACTGTTGCTATTGCTGGAGATGCTCAATCAAGAGGACATAGAACTCAATGAATCACTGACCGATAGTTCAAGAAGTGTCAAGCTGTTTCTTAAAGAACTCGATAACAGCCTGGCTAAAAACTGGACCATCGAAGAGATGTCGCAATCTGCTGGAGTAGGCATTACAAGATTCACCCATCATTGCAAGCAATTGACCAATCTCACGCCCATCCGCTACCTGATGTTCAAGCGCCTGGAACTTTCCAAGCAATTACTCATAGCACAAGAAGAAATGAGCATCTCCAAGATCGCTTATACCTGCGGCTTTACCACCAGCCAGTATTTCGCGTCCGTCTTCAAGAAATCGGAGAAGTGTACGCCGAAAGAGTATCGGGTAAAGTATTTGGCCACACTTGAGCAATCATTGGAGTTGTCATAA
- a CDS encoding OsmC family protein has product MKVTLEYKSDQEYRSINESGNVVDIDMFPENKQAQSPTQLLLSGVVACAAVDIVSMIKKKRKTLVDFKGSAEGERRDEHPRKFVNIHIHYDLTSPDLTDEEAEKIIQLAVVKYCSVAASLDSEMKITHGHSIIRP; this is encoded by the coding sequence ATGAAAGTCACCCTCGAATACAAATCCGATCAGGAATACCGATCCATCAATGAATCAGGCAATGTGGTAGATATCGACATGTTTCCTGAGAACAAGCAAGCTCAGTCACCCACACAGTTGCTACTTTCAGGAGTGGTGGCCTGCGCAGCGGTGGATATCGTGTCCATGATCAAGAAAAAGCGTAAAACACTGGTGGATTTCAAAGGATCTGCAGAAGGAGAACGTCGAGATGAGCATCCGAGAAAATTTGTGAATATCCATATTCATTATGACCTCACTTCTCCTGACCTGACCGATGAAGAGGCTGAGAAAATCATTCAATTGGCAGTGGTAAAGTATTGTTCGGTAGCAGCCTCCCTGGATTCCGAAATGAAAATTACTCATGGCCACTCCATCATCCGTCCCTGA
- a CDS encoding DUF4249 domain-containing protein, with product MPNLSLLVPNERNLAVLRFSFLLICFHACVAPYDFEVISEPNALVIDASLTNEEKAHLVKLSFAENLDSTSFRSVSGASVSFIHAGERIRLIETEGGIYRTDSSYFGLPGQSYQLEVILTDGQRFLSEEVTMPQPVEIDSVYGRYIIVPNDRNERFQNGVQVFLDARSNDQGHHNFRYEFQESYAVDVPFPSRYDFRGSGPTFEIIERDRPLDRCYRKRQQSRTIIATTRNQTENSILELPVRFINESLPDLAYDYRLGVRQYTITDEAYQYFRQLRDINESSGSLSDRQLGILQGNISSVGETDMTVLGYFEVAGASEVRRTFNYKEFEEDGIRTEEWVCTGMAGSGCVFNSEAAVQVLFSVDTFRVERGDTVYLTEFFYDFTDLGSLLNVPACLGEWRITDIPEVGEYAFYAHKRCSDCREWGLFERPEVWDELSD from the coding sequence ATGCCAAACCTCAGCCTACTCGTTCCCAATGAACGGAACCTTGCCGTATTAAGGTTTTCATTCCTGCTTATTTGCTTTCATGCCTGTGTTGCACCCTATGATTTTGAAGTGATCAGTGAACCCAATGCGTTGGTTATTGATGCCTCGCTTACGAATGAAGAGAAAGCACACCTGGTGAAACTTTCTTTCGCTGAAAATCTTGATAGTACCTCATTTCGGTCTGTTTCAGGGGCTTCAGTGAGTTTCATTCATGCAGGTGAACGCATTCGTTTGATTGAGACAGAAGGTGGAATTTATCGAACCGATTCTTCTTACTTCGGATTGCCGGGCCAATCTTATCAACTGGAAGTCATTCTAACGGATGGGCAACGATTTCTTTCGGAAGAAGTAACCATGCCTCAGCCGGTGGAGATTGATAGTGTTTATGGCCGATACATCATCGTGCCGAATGATAGGAATGAGCGATTTCAGAATGGGGTCCAGGTTTTCTTAGATGCACGGTCCAACGATCAGGGACATCATAATTTCAGATACGAATTCCAGGAAAGTTATGCGGTGGATGTGCCCTTTCCTTCCCGGTATGACTTTCGAGGTTCAGGACCAACCTTTGAGATCATTGAGCGGGATCGGCCATTGGACCGCTGTTATCGAAAGAGACAACAATCCAGGACCATCATTGCTACTACCCGAAATCAAACCGAAAACAGCATCCTGGAATTGCCTGTTCGATTCATCAATGAATCTTTGCCTGATCTGGCTTATGACTATCGATTAGGGGTTCGTCAATACACGATTACGGATGAAGCTTATCAATACTTCAGGCAACTTAGAGATATCAACGAATCCTCCGGCTCATTATCAGACAGACAATTGGGCATTCTTCAAGGCAACATTTCGAGTGTCGGAGAAACGGACATGACCGTGCTGGGATACTTCGAGGTAGCCGGAGCTTCGGAAGTTCGTCGGACCTTCAATTACAAGGAATTTGAGGAAGATGGCATCCGTACAGAAGAGTGGGTTTGTACAGGAATGGCAGGTTCAGGTTGTGTTTTTAATTCTGAAGCAGCGGTTCAGGTTTTATTTAGTGTCGATACTTTCCGAGTAGAACGTGGTGATACGGTATACCTAACGGAGTTCTTTTACGATTTCACGGATTTGGGTTCACTCTTGAATGTGCCGGCATGTTTGGGAGAGTGGAGAATTACGGATATTCCTGAAGTAGGGGAATATGCGTTTTATGCCCACAAGCGTTGTAGTGATTGTCGCGAATGGGGATTATTTGAACGCCCTGAAGTGTGGGATGAACTTTCAGATTGA